The following proteins come from a genomic window of Malus sylvestris chromosome 4, drMalSylv7.2, whole genome shotgun sequence:
- the LOC126618073 gene encoding uncharacterized protein LOC126618073 isoform X1 gives MPFRRLIEVEPPSPLRYVIGAAIMMIGVVLPVGYMMFRNKRVPTSSSYSKQTSKVLI, from the exons ATGCct TTCAGGAGATTGATAGAGGTGGAACCGCCGAGCCCGCTGAGATACGTAATCGGAGCGGCGATCATGATGATCGGAGTAGTCTTACCCGTCGGTTACATGATGTTCCGTAACAAGCGCGTCCCCACTTCCTCTTCGTACTCCAAACAGAC GAGCAAAGTTTTGATATAG
- the LOC126618073 gene encoding uncharacterized protein LOC126618073 isoform X2: protein MPFRRLIEVEPPSPLRYVIGAAIMMIGVVLPVGYMMFRNKRVPTSSSYSKQT from the exons ATGCct TTCAGGAGATTGATAGAGGTGGAACCGCCGAGCCCGCTGAGATACGTAATCGGAGCGGCGATCATGATGATCGGAGTAGTCTTACCCGTCGGTTACATGATGTTCCGTAACAAGCGCGTCCCCACTTCCTCTTCGTACTCCAAACAGACGTAG